The Rhodamnia argentea isolate NSW1041297 chromosome 7, ASM2092103v1, whole genome shotgun sequence genome contains the following window.
agtgaaagttttggattttttatgagataaaaaagattttggatataattaggacataaGCTATAATTGAGGGTTTTTTCGGGTATTGGTCCTTTATTACTAATAGAAACTAGAACTAATCACTATACTGATATTTcatcttgcataaaaaattaaaatccagTTCGGATATTTAATTGTAAGAAAGATAAGattacttaaaagaaaaaagtccaTCATATAAAGGCCCAAATCTTGGACTCAAAGGGGTTGGGCCCGTCGAACTCACAACGTTGTACTAATTGAAGCCGACACATATCAGTTGCACAATCTCTTACGATGTTAATGTTCCATGCGCCAAGTCATGTAATACAATACTAGCATGTCCATTTTGAGATGAGCACATACGGTTTGTCGTatacctctcaaatggatggGGAGGATCGGGATTGAGTCGTGTCGAGATTGGTCTATCCCAAATGGACTAATTTAACCCGTTTTGGCTTAATTTCATGCgatgcaaatctagtgaccaTTACCCAACCAAacttatattgctaaaatactttcatatttaaccaaatttagaaaaatttgtacCGAAACCGAGGTGAGAGTGCTGAGTGAGTgaacgcgagagagagagagagagagagagagagagagagagagaggtgagttatgtctaaataatttgtaaactcatttacaacccattaacacacatattatgtttaaatccATTATTAAATATAACTGACCTATATAGAAATTTAGCCTGTCATATATGTTTTAAGAAATAGGTTCATAatccattttttcttgtttgattCTATAATATCATATTCTATTTTACGAGCCACACTGTGTGCGTTATGTGTAAGTTGTAAAATCTTGCTCCGTCACGCGTCCTCACCCTCAACTCAACTCTCGAAAAGATGGAAGATCGAACTTCCCACCTCCCCAAGAAGGTGTGCTAATTTTTTGGTCTAGTTTGTCGTAAATTGACAACACTAACGgtgattttgaaaaatcttCGCAGAGGAGCTTTGGGCTCTCAGAAAAAGTAGATGGGTAGCTATTTTGAGACTACGACTTGAGAAAGACGAGATTTGGGGGGCGCAAAAATTTCGCATTAGTGTTACCAAATATGAAAACTTCCTGCTACAAAACTTTTCATGAACAATTTTTCGACCCcaccccaataaaaaaaaaaaacttttcatgAACAATTCGATTGAAAAACTAATTCAAGACAGGTGTCTTAGTCATCCGACTGTGAATGTGAGTGGCTGTAATAGTGCCCTCGATGTCTGGAACTCGAGATAAATTCGAGGATCATGTCTGCGATTTTATAAGCACGTGATTTGTGTGCAGTAACTCATAAAACATGTCGTGGACTTATTATCGCCTGCGGTTAATGCTTatcgagaaaaatgaaaatcacaaacAACGCTACACAAAGGACAGGGGAGTCTGGTCAAGAATTGGGAAAGTAGGGGGGGATAAATGGTCGGACTTCGAAGCGTTTCCCAGTTCGATCTTGAATTGATTGTGGCCCAGGAACACGAATCGAAGATTTTCTTTATGAATCCAACGTTGTCCGCTCAGGCGTGACCCCCGAGCGTCTCGAAGATCAACGACATAGAGCCTCCTCCAAGCGCGGCAGGTACACTTGGTATTGCGTCACTGAGGATGGTTTTGGCTCCTCTTCTCGATTAGAACGTTTCTCAGGTATTTTCGGAGTAGGACCTTCCTTTTATCACTCCTCGAGAGGCTTCGGTGGGTCTGTGTTACTGTGTGAGCCTGGTTTTTGCTTTACTGGGTAGTCCTCTTTTGTTATGCTCGTGATTCAAGATCTCTTCGATCAGCGAATTCTTTGAAAAAGATCTGGTTTTTGGGCTTAAATTTGGGTTAGAAATTAAGGGTTTGAGGTGTTCCTGCTATATTTTTGTTGCCTGGCATATGGATCTTCACCAGTAACTGCGAAATAATTCCGCTGGGTTGGCAGATTTGAGACTCTTGAAGTCTTAGCTTTTGTTGATGCTGTTCGAGAGGCCTTGGAGCTTCATAATTTGTTGGATAGTGTTTCGCTAGAGGTTCGATTAGTCGATCATCTGTTCTCCTTGGAGGGATTGGGATTTTCGTTTTCATAAATGTGGAAGCAAAAAATGGGTGAGAAGTTTTGGGCAAATGAAGATGACAAGATGGTGGTTGAGTCTGTGGTGGGTAGAGAGGCATGCGAGCTTTTGATATCTTCTGGAAATGCTGCGTCTGATGTTACGTTGCCTGGTGATTTGGGTGTGCAACAAGGGCTAGCTCAGCTTGTAGAGGGGTCTAATTGGAATTATGCTGTTTTCTGGCATGTTGCAAGCTTACGATCTGGCGGAATCTCCTTAATTTGGGGTGATGGACATTGCTGTGACCCAAAGCTTGGCGCAGCCGAAGATGGAAGCTCCCACCAAAATGTCAGATCGGATAGAGTTGAGAAAAAGGAGGAATTGAACAAGTTGGTGTTGCAGAAGCTTCATAGCAGTTTTGGTCGGTCTGGGGACGATAATTTTGCAGAAAGGTTAGATGGAGTCTCAGATGTGGAGATGCTTTATCTGTCCTCAATGTACTTCTCTTTTCAGTCCGATTCTGCATATGGCCCTATGGGATCTTTGAAGTCCAAGAGAGTAATTTGGGCTTCGGATGCACCGACTTGTCTGGATCATTATCAATTGAGGTCATTCCTTGCAAAGTCAGCTGGCTTTCAGACGGTGGCATTTGTGCCTTTGAAGAATGGTGTTGTGGAGCTTGGTTCGGTCAAAGCGATTCCAGAAGAACAAAATGTTGTAGAGATGGTGAGGGCATTGTTGGGAGCTCCTGCTTCTAACAAAACAAAGGTTCTGCCGAAAATTTTTGGGCAGGAATTGAGTCTAGGCGGTGTAAAGTCTCAATCAGTGACCATCAACTTCTCCCCCAAGGTGGAAGATGATTCCATGTTTGCTTCAGAAACTTTTGATGCACAGAGAGTTGATTCAAATCAATTCCACGGGGGTACATCAAATGGATATCCTAGCGACAATGAGGCAAAATTATTTTCACATCCAAACCAAATTGTCATGAGGGGTTTCAGTCCTCAGACAAGAATTTCTGGCTTGGAGCAACACAAGGACGAGTCATCTCCCTATGCTGATGACCGAAAGCCACGGAAAAGAGGAAGGAAGCCTGCTAATGGGAGAGAAGAGCCGCTCAATCACGTGGAAGCAGAACGCCAGAGGCGAGAGAAGCTTAATCAACGGTTTTATGCATTGAGAGCTGTCGTTCCCAACATCTCCAAGATGGACAAGGCATCGCTTCTCGGTGATGCCATTACGTATATCAATGatctccaaatgaaaatcaaggCCCTTGAAACCGAGAAGGATATGGTTAACGATAAGCATAAACCGCAGCTAGTGCCCGATTTTGATGTTCAGATGAGACATGAGGATGCAGTTGTGACAGTGAGCTGTCCCTTGGATGCTCATCCAGCTTCTGAAGTAATAAAAACTTTGAGAAATCATCAGGTTGCTCCAGAATGTGATGTCTCCATGAAGGATGGTACTGGAGTCATGCATACATTCTCCATCAGGACTCAAGTTGGGGGCGTTGAGCAACTGAAAGAGAAGCTTGTGGCTGCTCTTTCAAAGTAATCTCAACTTTTCAAATCCATGTGTGAAGTGAATCTTGCCACCTGCCCTGGATTCGTTTGTGAGATGTTTGAGTGATGTAGGTCGGTGACTAGTAAACTTAGATGCATATCTTGACAGGTGATTGTTTGTATTGATATATAAATTGTTGGACAAGCTTGTAAGGTTGAGATGTTACAGAGTGTTCTGTTAATGTGCCTGTAGTATGTTGACGCGGAAGAATAAAGGATGGCTTCAATTGTAGCGTTTGAACCTCTGGACTCGGTCATTGTCAGCTTGTTAGCTTTTACTATCCTTTGTTCTTCACAATGTTTGCTAGTTACCTTCAGATTGCCTTAGTTACCTTCAGATTGGCAAGTTTGATGCACAAAATTAGCTATTATTTTTACGTTTACGTCATTTCTTCTATACTCGATATGCACGGGCCACATGTTGTGATTTGTGAATCGGTGTTTTCGTGCCAACAGTCATTGCTCTGATCTTCTGCAAACCCAGTAGCCATTAGCGTGGGGACTTTGGTTGCTAGTGCATGAAATCAGCAGTactctctgcttcttcttctctgttttcttctattttcttttggtaACCCAGTTAACAATAATTATAGTGAAGTTAGTATTGACTTGCAAGAGGTAAGATTAGGGTGTCGCGAGCTTGCGTTCCGTATCACAATAGCAGCACCATCTATGCTTTTCACATACAATTGGAGCATCGAGTGGGTGCAAAAGGAAGCGGGTGATGGATGATTGAAATAGCATAGCTTGTAATGGATGACAAATATAAGATCAAGTAGCAACATGGAGAGAGTCCGAAATCATGTGATGACTAGAGGTGTTTCTGGAATATCTACAAGAGATCTTTGTTGATATGATTCTCAAGTTTTGAAACGACAGACACAATATTCATCGCGAGAACCAAAGATCTTTGTTCATATATAATTCCTAAAGTTTCGACATTCCATTCGTCAAATTTGGCTATACTCTCTCCCCTTTccaaccttttcttctttttcatcttgTGAAAAACTAGGTTGCCTTGACAAAATAATCCTCTTGCGACCACGGGCGTTTGCAATACTTGTAGAGGATCTTTGTCTCTGCATGGCAAATGCATTGTTCGCATTCGGTATATTCGTAATGGTGGATGTCGCGCGCCCATCCTCTACTCTTGTATGCTCGCTTTGCATCTGGCAATCATAGTGAGCAGAAGCGAGCGGGTTGAAGAACGTCGTGTTGTTCCACCACATGTTGCGTACAACGTCGAGATAATTCTTGCGGCATTTCACCACTCGCTTGCTGGCGTAGACTTGTCTCAGTGGTTGAATGGTCGAACACTTTTATTAATTAACTTGTGGTCCTCGGAGGAGCCCAACGACATAGGAAACTCGTAGGTGCCCGATTT
Protein-coding sequences here:
- the LOC115752000 gene encoding transcription factor bHLH3; the protein is MWKQKMGEKFWANEDDKMVVESVVGREACELLISSGNAASDVTLPGDLGVQQGLAQLVEGSNWNYAVFWHVASLRSGGISLIWGDGHCCDPKLGAAEDGSSHQNVRSDRVEKKEELNKLVLQKLHSSFGRSGDDNFAERLDGVSDVEMLYLSSMYFSFQSDSAYGPMGSLKSKRVIWASDAPTCLDHYQLRSFLAKSAGFQTVAFVPLKNGVVELGSVKAIPEEQNVVEMVRALLGAPASNKTKVLPKIFGQELSLGGVKSQSVTINFSPKVEDDSMFASETFDAQRVDSNQFHGGTSNGYPSDNEAKLFSHPNQIVMRGFSPQTRISGLEQHKDESSPYADDRKPRKRGRKPANGREEPLNHVEAERQRREKLNQRFYALRAVVPNISKMDKASLLGDAITYINDLQMKIKALETEKDMVNDKHKPQLVPDFDVQMRHEDAVVTVSCPLDAHPASEVIKTLRNHQVAPECDVSMKDGTGVMHTFSIRTQVGGVEQLKEKLVAALSK